One Aegilops tauschii subsp. strangulata cultivar AL8/78 chromosome 7, Aet v6.0, whole genome shotgun sequence genomic window carries:
- the LOC109767376 gene encoding binding partner of ACD11 1, which produces MAAATAPVEVPAAAPVRTVKVTNVSLSATEQDIKEFFSFSGDIEHVDMKSGDEWSQVAYVTFKDAQGAETALLLSGATIVDLSVIIAPAPEYQPPPTASAPLMSGTRVPVGGDNVVHKAEDVVSTMLARGFTLGKDAVGKAKSFDERHGFTSTATAKVASIDKKIGLSEKFTMGTTVVNEKVKEMDQKFQVSDKTKSALAAAEQTVSNAGSAIMKNRYVFTSASWVTSAFGKVAKAATDVSTMTKEKMSAEDQQKGSGGSSYTPIR; this is translated from the exons atggcggcggcgacggctccGGTCGAGGTGCCCGCGGCGGCGCCG GTGAGGACTGTGAAGGTCACAAATGTTTCCCTGAGTGCAACTGAGCAAGACATTAAGGAGTTCTTTTCTTTTTCAGGAGACATTGAACATGTGGATATGAAAAG TGGTGACGAGTGGTCTCAAGTTGCATATGTTACTTTTAAAGATGCCCAAGGAGCAGAGACTGCGCTTCTTCTTTCG GGCGCAACAATAGTTGACCTTTCTGTTATCATTGCACCTGCTCCAGAGTATCAACCGCCCCCTACTGCCTCTGCTCCACTG ATGAGCGGAACCAGAGTACCAGTGGGTGGTGACAATGTGGTCCACAAGGCTGAGGATGTTGTCAGCACTATGCTTGCCAGGGGTTTCACCCTGGGCAAAGATGCCGTCGGCAAAGCGAAATCTTTTGATGAGAGGCATGGCTTCACATCCACTGCCACCGCCAAGGTGGCCTCCATCGACAAGAAGATAGGGCTCAGCGAGAAGTTCACCATGGGCACTACAGTGGTAAACGAGAAGGTCAAGGAGATGGACCAGAAGTTCCAGGTCTCTGACAAGACCAAGTCGGCGCTGGCTGCGGCCGAGCAGACGGTGAGCAACGCCGGGTCTGCCATCATGAAGAACAGGTACGTCTTCACGAGCGCGTCGTGGGTCACCAGCGCGttcggcaaggtcgccaaggccGCCACCGACGTCAGCACGATGACGAAGGAGAAGATGTCAGCCGAGGACCAGCAAAAGGGCTCCGGGGGCAGCTCGTACACGCCCATCCGCTGA